In the genome of Roseovarius sp. Pro17, the window GCCATGCGATGGAACTCGACCCGGCCTATATCGACGTCGCGGTCCTGCGCTGGCAGACCTTCTCGGGACAGCAGGCGCGGCTTGCGGGAACCGACCGCACCTTCGCGGATGTCTCGCATGAACGGGGGAATGCATGACCCAGAGCCGCACGCTCTCCGCGCTCGAGGCGGCAACAAATGTGGTCCTCGGCTGGCTTGTCGCCATGATCACGCAACTGCTGGTCTTTCCGGTGATTGGCCTGCAAGTGATGCTGTGGCAGAACCTGGCACTGAGCGGCGTGTTCACCGCCGTGTTGTTTCTGCGCAGTTACGTCCTTCGCCGCCTCTTCGTGCGGCTGAACCGCTGATGGGACGGCTGCCAATACCCCTGACGCAAACACAACGCCAATGGAGGCATCCACACTCTTCGACCCGATCGACGCTGGGGGGGCGGGTCACACTCTGGAAGGCGACACCGTGGACCGGCGGCCTCAGCAACATTTTCGCACGGCCATGATTGCGACCGAGGGTCAAACCGGTTGATCTGATGAAGGAGACCACAGGTGCCACCGCGCGGGCCGAAGACCAAACCGACCAATCTCAAGATCCTGACCGGAACCGCGCGCGCCCACCGGCTCAATCCGAACGAGCCAAAACCTGAGATTGCCCAACCTGAACCGCCGGAGCATCTGACTGATGCCGCGCGCGAGGAGTGGGACCGTGTCGCCGTTGAATTGGTAACCTTGGGGATTCTGACGCATCTCGATCGCGGCGCCCTCGCAGCCTATTGTCAGGCCTATGGCCGCTGGAGCGCTGCAGAGACGGCGCTGGCGCGCATGGCAGAACGGGACGCTGTGACTGAGGGGCTGATCGTCAAGACCAAGAGCGGCAACCTGATCCAGAACCCGCTGGTGGGGGCGGCAAACAAGGCGATGGCCGATATGGTGCGCTATGCGGCCGAGTTCGGGTTGACGCCCTCGGCGCGGACCCGCGTGGCTGGGATAAGCGAAGCAGGGCCCGATGCATTCTCCAAGTTTGACGAATGGTTGGCCTGATGGGCAGGCGTGGACGCAAGCCGATGCCCAAGGTCGTTGAAGGCGGCACGGCCGCGTTCGCAGCGTTGCCGCGCTGCCCGCCGCATCTGACTGCGGTTGCCCGCAGGGAGTGGCGCCGTCTGGCATCTCCTCTGCATTCCGTCGGAGTTCTGACGGTGGCGGATCGCGCGGCGCTTGCGGTCTATTGCCAAGCCTACAGCCGTTGGGTGGAGGCAGAGGAAAAGCTCGCGACCACACCGATGCTGCTCAAGACGCCGAGC includes:
- a CDS encoding DUF7220 family protein, which produces MTQSRTLSALEAATNVVLGWLVAMITQLLVFPVIGLQVMLWQNLALSGVFTAVLFLRSYVLRRLFVRLNR
- a CDS encoding phage terminase small subunit P27 family; this encodes MPPRGPKTKPTNLKILTGTARAHRLNPNEPKPEIAQPEPPEHLTDAAREEWDRVAVELVTLGILTHLDRGALAAYCQAYGRWSAAETALARMAERDAVTEGLIVKTKSGNLIQNPLVGAANKAMADMVRYAAEFGLTPSARTRVAGISEAGPDAFSKFDEWLA